The Cryptococcus deuterogattii R265 chromosome 6, complete sequence genomic sequence ctcatccccatccccccAAATCCACACCTTTCCGTGAgcgtcttcatcatcctcgtcatcaagATCAATGTCAAACAAGTTACCCAAGTTCCATGGACGATGGGAATCGATTACGTGAAGATGAACCTTTTTCGGAAGGCTGAAAAAGTCTGTCAAAGTCAAGAGGGATCCAAGAGACACAAGTATAAGCGTATGTATCTTCTAAATGTGAGCATTCACGTCATGATCCTGAAACATTGGGACATACTTCTTCAGAGGCAAGCGCTTCatcgctcttctcttccagctcgCCCAATCCGCCTACGGGAATCAGTCGATAAGGGATGTCATCATTTTTGAACAGTGAACACAATATCCTGGCGCCCAAAAGCCCGTCCTAACAGCTTTGTCAGTACTGTATATGGTCTCTCCGACGCGTACTCACGACATCAACCCCAGCGAGGATGACCACTCCTCCAGAAGCAGCTCCAGCTGTTCTCCTAACACGCGAGACAATCGAATTGTATGCGTGAATATACGTAAAATCTGATGGACGTAGGTCGTCTGCGGGTGGCTGGACTACGGGCATTGGAGTGCGGGCTACACAGATGGAAGtaagagcagaagaggaaatcaAAAACGCGTCGAGCAATGTTGTTCGCGTTTGAGAGACGCGTTTTAAAAATATTACATAATTTGAATCACGGGAGGTATGACGTAATTGGAAGGTGAAAGCAGGCTGTGGTGATCCCGGTGTGATGGCCGGATAAGACAGAAGATTTCAAGCACATACATCTTCATTGCTGCTGTTTTCTCTCGGACAATAGCAACAAACGACAGAGACAATGTCCATGCCAGCATCTGACCCACATGGTACGATTGATCCTGAGAAACAGGCACGACATCATAAACATTTCTCGAAGCTTCGCAACAAGGTAGACTCTTTGCAGTCCGACTTATCCAGGCTCGGAATCGCAATTTCTACAACCTGGAACCCAAATCATAGACATGATGAGgagtgggaaaaggaggtcGATGCCAAAATTGAAGCCATAAGGGACTCTCATAGGTTCAGGAGCTTTTctggggagagagatggaaacaTTGTCAAGTGGCATGTTGATGGGCATGGTACTggtctttctcttcttcgttcatAGAATGCGAATTGACATTGCCTGTCCCTAGATTACTTCTGGGCTCTTTCCGAGGCTATTGagtcagcaaaagaagtCAGTAGCTGTTTCGTGCTTATTCCTGTGTGTCTGACAGTCTGTGTAGTGTATTATGATCCTCGACTGGTGGTTGTCACCTGAGCTCCAGGTTGGTGTTTGCTGTTTTTGATGATTTATTAATTTGAATTCCACATGCAGCTTCGACGACCTGCAGCCCTCTTCCCAGAGTGGCGCCTTGATaagctcttgaagaagaaggccgagCAGGGCGTCCGTATCTATGTTCAAGTGTACAAGGAGGTAAGATGTGCAACTCACTGACTGTGGCTCGATACCCTGATGCGTGACAGGTCGATATCTCAatgtctctttcttccaaacATACTAAAGTCCGTCTGAATCCCTGTTAAGATGTCTTTCCATATAAACTGACAGAATACATAGCATGCACTCGAGAATCTTCACGAGAACATTAGTGTCATGCGACATCCGGATCACAGTGGAGGTTAGCAGATTCCTTTCATCTGTTATCCCACATATCATTCAACTGACTCAATGTAGGGGAGCTGGTATACTACTTTTCGCATCATGAAAAACTCTGTATCATCGACAACACCATTGCTTGTATGGGAGGTCTTGATGCTTGCTTTGGTCGATGGGACACAAGGAATCATCCACTTGCCGATGTCCACCCTACTGAATTCTGGAGGACTCTGTTCCCAGGTCAAGACTACAACAACTCTCGAGTGATGGACTTCCAGGTATGTATCTCATCTAATCATAGGTCAAATCGATTTAGTCTGAGACTCTTGATAGACTGTGGATAAATACACTTCCAATGCCCTCGCGGTTCAAGTCACAGCCAGAATGCGTGAATCTTCAAATTCTCTATCCTCCTATGTGTACAACGCTGATAACTCATGAAGCTTGGCATGATGTGTCTCTTTCGATGATCGGCCCCTCTGTTGTTGATTTGGTCCAACACTTTTGCGAGAGGTGGAACTTCGTCAAGAAATTCAAGCAAGTATAAATTTATTATACTAGCTGCCTGTGCTCACCCATATGCCAGGTACAAGCACAATCATAGAATGGAGTGgctttctcttcctgacCGTACgtttctccttcaacctGCTATGTCATGAGCTCATGCCTGATTAGCCTGGAATGAGGTCCGATCTcgtgaagatgaaaagaaactAATTGAAGAAAACGAGTTCCGTCTCAACCATCCCCATTTGTCCgagtggaaagaagcgagtacttttctttttcacaGACATCAGCTACTTACTTTCAGTTTTGAAGACCGGTCGCCAATTCTTCCACCCCTATCATTTCCCGCCTTCTGAGGCACCCAGAGCTACTGAGCCAATTCCTCATGGTACTTCTAGAGTTCAGGTGAGTTTGAAAATGGCAGATTTGAGTATTTGGATGCTGAGTGATCTCGTCACGCAAGGTACTTCGATCTGCGGCTGATTGGAGTCATGGTATCCTCTTGGAGAATAGTATCCAACGTGAGTCTGAGGGTAACTGGTTTTTTTGGAAACTAATAAATCTGTCGAAGAGGCGTATATTGGGTTGATCCGAGAGGCTAATCATTGCATCTATATTGAGAACCAGTTCTGTGAGTACTGAATACTGGCTCTTGTCCGGATGCGCTGACCCCGGAACAGTGTAAGATAGCATCTTACAGTCTTAACAGCGAcaatgaaggaagaagtctTGCTGACTGTTGGAACAATAGTATTTCGAGTTGCAAGGATAACCAGCCAGTGCAGAACCTTATTGGTGAGTTGTTTCAGATCCGAATAAGGCGCCATCCTAACCCTTTCTCAGCCCTCGCGTTGGCTCAGAGAATCATTTCAGCTGCTCAAGAGGGTAGAAAATTCAAGgtcttcattctcatccctGCCGTACCGTATGTGGTCATTCATCTCACGTAGACTGGCTGAACGCTAATTACTTTCAATTTAGTGCTTTTGTGAGTACCCGAGACCACATTTTGAATCATATTGCAGCTAGTAATGTAATTATACAGCCTGGAGACATCCAGAGTCAGTCAGGCATTAAAGCCATCATGGAGGCTCAGGTATGCTTATTTGCAGCGGAAAGGTATTTGTGGCTCATGATTCATAGTATCGCACGATCAATCGTGGTGGCGCCTCTATCTTCGAGATGGTCCGTGAAGCAGGATTCGAGCCGCAAGTAACATTTCGCATGCAAAATCGGGCATGGCTGACACTTAATCCATAGTACTGACTATATCTCCGTGAGATTAAAAAATATCATAAATTTGGGACCTACGATCATTGACTTTCAGCTAGTTCTGGAATTTGCGTTCCTATGACCGTATCAACACGCCTTGGAGTCGTATTAAAGCTATGGAAAATAAGGTGAACGGCccccttctcttttgagATACAAGCTCATCATATGCCAAAGTCCGGAATCACTTTCCATGAAGCTCAAGTTGCTCTTGCTAAGATCTACACTGGCTCAGAAGATGTCAGCGGCGGCGTTGACGATGAGGTGGTTAACATCGAGCAGCCTCATGACCAAACAACAGGTGTAGACGAGATAGGCAAGAAAGATACTGTCCAGCGGGCTGTTAGGCTGCCTAAGACCATGGATGAGGCTAAGGACATTATCAACAGATTCCAACAGGCTGCACAGAATGATGACAAGCACGTGTAAGTTCACTTTGAATAAATTCATGTGTTGCTTGTTTGTTGACGATCCTTCTCAGCTCCGACAACGGTACGTTCGAGATTGCTATGATGGAGGTTGGCGAGTCACTGACACTTTGTACAGTGTGTCAACATGCTCTACAAGACTCCACTACTCTATTCGATGAGCAGTGGGACGgtacagaagaggaggagctcTCGTGTTTCGTGTCTGAGGTCTGAGTCTTTGTCGCTGTTGAGAGGTTGCGGCTAACTATAACTTGGGAACAGCTTTGTTACATTCACAGTAAGATCATGATTGTGGATGACAGACGGGTCATTTGTGGTAGTGCAAATATCAATGACCGTTCAATGAATGGCGATCATGATTCCGAAATTGCGCTGGTAATTGGTAAGTAAAACGAGTCATGAACTGGAAGGCTAATATGATTACAGAGGACTCTGACATGATTGAATCCATGATGGACGGTAAGAAATACATGGCTTCGACTTATGCTACGACGCTACGTCGAACTCTCATGCGAGGTAGATGTTTTACCTTGACGTCCTCGGCTTTATACTAAATCCGATTATCAGAGCATATTGGTCTACTGCCCCCTCAGCCTGCTTTTGATGAGAAGAACCAGCCTACGGCCTCCATGCACCCcgctcctctccctcacatGTATGACTTTGGTTCCGCGGAGGACAAGGCCGTCGAGGATGTTCTGTCCGACGAATTCACAGATCTGTGGATCGGaactggaaggaggaacaggGAAGCATTTGAAAAAGTTTTCAAACCTGTGAGTGTGTATTGAAGTTGTTCTTGATCTGGAAACTGATGTAATTTCAAAGGTGCCCAGTGACGATATCAGAAACTGGGAAGACTACAAGGAGTACTTGAAGCCGCATATAGGTATCTCGGTAAGCAGATTATATGAGTCGCCTGTCGTATCATGGACATTGATCACCTGAACGAAATACACTTAGTCTGGTCATGTCATTGACAAAACTCTTACCCTTCAGcaagtgaaagaagagctcAGCAAGATCAGGGGTCATTTGGTTGATATGCCTATCAACTTCTGCATTGTGGGTAATTGACTATTAATCCTTAAGTGAGCTAATAATCGGCCTGTAGGATCTCAAATGGATGACGGAAGGCGATTGGCTTTCCGTCAATCAGTACACTTTGGCGCTATACGTCTAGGAAACCCTGGTAATAGGGTAGAAAGAAGACTGAACGGTTGTAAATGAGTGACAAGAATATATACGGCGCAATCATATATTGGTGATGATACAATCTTTAGCATCTTGAATACTAATGAACTGCCGCTATTTGGTATAAAATGGTCAGAAGGATTTTATCGCAGACATACTTGTTGGTTGCAACAAGTAACGAACGAAGCAATGATAATAAATACGTGTATAAGACGCATTTCCGAATGAATAATGGTTAAGGTTCAGAGcggagatgggatggataACCGCGTTTCCAGGGACGAAGTGACCGCTTAAATCCGACGTGTTGGACCATTCTATATAGTACGTCGTATCTATTATGGCGATCTCGTCTTATCGACACATCCCCATATACCCCTCTTCGCCGGCATCACCACACGTTATCTGCTACCACGGCCCGCTGCATTTACCTAGAACACTCTCACGTCCCA encodes the following:
- a CDS encoding phospholipase D — its product is MSMPASDPHGTIDPEKQARHHKHFSKLRNKVDSLQSDLSRLGIAISTTWNPNHRHDEEWEKEVDAKIEAIRDSHRFRSFSGERDGNIVKWHVDGHDYFWALSEAIESAKECIMILDWWLSPELQLRRPAALFPEWRLDKLLKKKAEQGVRIYVQVYKEVDISMSLSSKHTKHALENLHENISVMRHPDHSGGELVYYFSHHEKLCIIDNTIACMGGLDACFGRWDTRNHPLADVHPTEFWRTLFPGQDYNNSRVMDFQTVDKYTSNALAVQVTARMPWHDVSLSMIGPSVVDLVQHFCERWNFVKKFKYKHNHRMEWLSLPDPWNEVRSREDEKKLIEENEFRLNHPHLSEWKETGRQFFHPYHFPPSEAPRATEPIPHGTSRVQVLRSAADWSHGILLENSIQQAYIGLIREANHCIYIENQFLFRVARITSQCRTLLPSRWLRESFQLLKRVENSRSSFSSLPYLLFLETSRVSQALKPSWRLSIARSIVVAPLSSRWSVKQDSSLLTISPRIKAMENKSGITFHEAQVALAKIYTGSEDVSGGVDDEVVNIEQPHDQTTGVDEIGKKDTVQRAVRLPKTMDEAKDIINRFQQAAQNDDKHVSDNVCQHALQDSTTLFDEQWDGTEEEELSCFVSELCYIHSKIMIVDDRRVICGSANINDRSMNGDHDSEIALVIEDSDMIESMMDGKKYMASTYATTLRRTLMREHIGLLPPQPAFDEKNQPTASMHPAPLPHMYDFGSAEDKAVEDVLSDEFTDLWIGTGRRNREAFEKVFKPVPSDDIRNWEDYKEYLKPHIGISSGHVIDKTLTLQQVKEELSKIRGHLVDMPINFCIDLKWMTEGDWLSVNQYTLALYV